From one Streptomyces sp. R41 genomic stretch:
- a CDS encoding N-6 DNA methylase, whose product MQDNATEVTAAGIARLAGVGRAAVSNWRRRHADFPKPVGGTETSPSFALAEVEAWLRDQGKLAEVPLRERVWQQLAGHPEGPVTALVHAGCALLLIHDRPTDWLELSAGSDERLAALLPAALDQVITPRFGAPRERAVNTPTGPELLPSAPLLRGAAELAAGLGARQTYEFLLGRHLDNNPRQYTLTPGDLAALMAELAGPARTALDPACGTGALLRAVAPKPDQELYGQDSAPELAALSALRLALQSKAAVRTAAGDTLRADAHPTLQADAVLCHPPFNERNWGHDELAYDARWEYGFPARTESELAWVQHALAHLKDGGSAVMLMPPAAASRRSGRRIRADLLRRGALRAVIALPIGAAPPYNIPLHIWVLRRPEKAPAQPELLLVDTGALAADGRGGLDWQAVRTAVLEAWRPFERTGSAREEPGFSRSVPVIELLDDDVDLAPARHLPPATAGGGTEQLVDVRERLGETLRLTADLTPSEAQRTQPARWPLITVGELARGGALLLRTGGNGAPARVPVLTDHDVLAGIAPSGTLPEGEDEAVLVEKGDVVVPVLGGGSVARVVDELTAGAALGRNLTLLRPDPAALDPWFLAGFLRGTANNRQASSYASTATRLDVRRLQLPRLPLDEQRRYGERFRALAEFEDALRRAGRLGEQLVRGMYDGLTDGTVAPD is encoded by the coding sequence GTGCAGGACAACGCGACAGAGGTGACCGCTGCCGGGATCGCGCGGCTCGCCGGGGTCGGCCGCGCCGCCGTGAGTAACTGGCGCCGCCGCCACGCCGACTTCCCCAAGCCGGTCGGCGGCACCGAGACCAGCCCCTCCTTCGCGCTCGCCGAAGTCGAGGCCTGGCTGCGCGACCAGGGCAAACTCGCCGAGGTCCCGCTCCGCGAACGCGTCTGGCAGCAGCTCGCCGGACACCCCGAGGGCCCCGTCACGGCCCTCGTGCACGCCGGCTGCGCACTCCTGCTCATCCATGACCGCCCCACCGACTGGCTGGAGCTGAGCGCGGGGTCCGACGAACGCCTGGCCGCCCTGCTGCCCGCCGCGCTCGATCAGGTGATCACCCCCCGCTTCGGCGCGCCTCGCGAGCGCGCTGTGAACACCCCGACCGGCCCCGAGCTCCTCCCCTCCGCCCCGCTCTTGCGCGGCGCCGCCGAGCTCGCCGCCGGGCTGGGCGCGCGGCAGACATACGAGTTCCTGCTGGGCCGGCACCTCGACAACAACCCGCGGCAGTACACACTCACCCCGGGCGACCTCGCCGCGTTGATGGCCGAGCTGGCCGGACCGGCGCGCACGGCGCTCGATCCGGCGTGCGGCACCGGTGCGCTCCTGCGGGCCGTGGCGCCCAAGCCGGACCAGGAGCTGTACGGCCAGGACAGCGCCCCCGAACTGGCGGCCCTCTCCGCGCTGCGGCTCGCCCTCCAGAGCAAGGCCGCCGTCCGCACCGCCGCCGGCGACACCCTGCGCGCCGACGCGCATCCCACGCTCCAGGCCGACGCCGTCCTGTGCCACCCGCCGTTCAACGAGCGCAACTGGGGCCACGACGAGCTCGCCTACGACGCGCGCTGGGAGTACGGCTTCCCGGCCCGCACGGAGTCCGAACTGGCGTGGGTGCAGCATGCGTTGGCCCACCTCAAGGACGGCGGCAGCGCCGTCATGCTGATGCCCCCGGCCGCCGCCTCCCGCCGCTCGGGCCGCCGTATCCGAGCCGACCTGCTGCGCCGCGGCGCGCTGCGTGCGGTGATCGCCCTGCCGATCGGTGCGGCGCCCCCGTACAACATCCCGCTGCACATCTGGGTGCTGCGGCGCCCCGAAAAGGCGCCCGCGCAGCCCGAGTTGCTGCTCGTCGACACCGGTGCGCTGGCCGCGGACGGCCGGGGCGGCCTGGACTGGCAGGCCGTGCGCACGGCGGTTCTCGAGGCCTGGCGGCCCTTCGAGCGCACCGGCAGCGCGCGGGAGGAGCCCGGGTTCAGCCGCTCGGTGCCCGTCATCGAACTCCTCGACGACGACGTCGACCTGGCCCCCGCCCGCCATCTGCCGCCGGCCACCGCGGGGGGCGGCACCGAGCAGCTCGTGGACGTACGCGAGCGGCTCGGCGAGACCCTGCGCCTGACCGCCGACCTCACGCCCTCCGAGGCGCAGCGCACGCAGCCGGCGCGCTGGCCCCTCATCACCGTCGGTGAACTCGCGCGCGGGGGCGCGCTCCTGCTGCGTACAGGCGGAAACGGGGCACCCGCGCGCGTGCCCGTGCTCACCGACCACGACGTGCTCGCCGGAATCGCGCCGTCCGGGACCCTTCCCGAAGGGGAGGACGAAGCAGTGCTGGTCGAGAAGGGCGATGTCGTCGTCCCTGTGCTCGGCGGCGGCTCCGTCGCGCGCGTGGTCGACGAGCTCACGGCGGGCGCCGCCCTGGGGCGCAACCTCACGCTCCTGCGCCCCGACCCGGCCGCCCTCGACCCGTGGTTCCTGGCCGGCTTCCTGCGCGGCACCGCCAACAACCGCCAGGCCAGCAGTTACGCGTCCACCGCCACCCGGCTCGACGTGCGCCGCCTCCAGCTGCCCCGGCTGCCGCTCGACGAACAGCGCCGCTACGGCGAGCGCTTCCGCGCGCTGGCCGAGTTCGAGGACGCGCTCCGGCGCGCGGGCCGGCTCGGCGAACAGTTGGTGCGCGGCATGTACGACGGTCTGACGGACGGGACGGTCGCGCCCGACTGA